Sequence from the [Clostridium] scindens genome:
GGTGAAATGCTCAGGCCTACGGATCTCCGCCTTCTTCGCCGTGCAGGGCATGATGGATACGACCATTGTCCTGCGGTGTTCCTCTGTATTCATGCGAGCTTCTTCTTTGAGCACCGCTCCGAACATCTGCTGCGGTGAACGGCAGGTAGATATATGCCTGCAAAGATCCGGATACTTATTCTCGCAGAACTTGACCCAGCCTGGGCAGCAGGAGGTAAACAGCGGAAGATTCTCCCCGGATTCCAAACGTTCCAGAAGTTCCTTGGATTCCTCCATAACGGTCAGGTCTGCCCCGAAGTTCGTATCATAGATCTCGTCAAACCCGATACGGCGCAGGGCTGCCGCCAGTTTTCCGATCGTATTCTCTCCCTTTGGTATGCCAAACTTATCTCCCACTGCCACACGGACTGCAGGAGCGATCTGTACTACCACGCGGATATTGGGATCTGCAATGGCTTCCCATACCGGATGGATGTTGTGCTTGATCGTGATCGCGCCGGTAGGACAGACGGCACGGCATTGCCCGCAGCCCACGCAGTCTGTCTGCGCCAGATCCTTATTGAATGCCGGCATGACCTGCATTCTGGAACCTCTGAAGGCAAAGTCCAGGATGCCAAGTCCCTGGATCTCGTCGCAGGTACGCACGCAGTCTCCACATAGAATACATTTATTCGGGTCGCGCACCACGCAGTCGGAACTTTCATCCAACGGCATCCTCGGCCTGTTATTTTCGAATCTTACATAGTTAACGCCCAGCTGCTGCGCCAGTTTCTGCAGGACGCAGGCTCCATTCACCCGACAGGTGGTACAATCCCTGCAATGGGACGCCAGCAGAAGTTCCAGGATCATTTTGCGGTGATGCTGAAGCCTAGGCGTATTGGTATAGATCACCATGCCATCCCTGGGCGTCTCGGAGCAGGAGGCAAATACCTTTCCTCTGTCATCTTCTACCACGCACATTCTGCATGCGCCATACGTAGACAGTTCTGAATGGTAGCAGAACGTAGGCAGATCAATCCCCGACTTGCGGATCACAGAAAGCACGTTCTTCTCATCTTCAAACGCGACTCTCCGATTGTTGATTGTCATATATTTCATGTCTCTTTCCTCCTATGCTTCTATATGGATCGCGCCGAACGCGCAGGCGCTCTCGCAGGCACCGCACTTGATGCATCTTGAATCGTCGATCACAAACGGCTCTTTGATCTTCCCGCTGATGGCGCCGGCCGGGCAGTTCCTTGCGCATTTGGAACAGCCTTTGCACCGCTCCGGGCTGATAACGAATCTTCGAAGGGCCGTACATACGTGGGCCGCGCATTTCTTATCCACCACATGCTCCAGATACTCGTCCCGGAACAGCTTAAGCGTACTCATAACCGGAAGGGCCGCGCTCTTTCCAAGTCCGCACAGCGCCGTATCGGTAATGGTTCTCGCCAGTTCATCCAGCGTATCCAGATCCTTTACTTCCCCATTCCCTTGTACGATCCGTTCCAGAATCTCCAGCATCCGCTTGGTTCCCTCCCGGCATGGTACACATTTTCCACAACTTTCATTCTGAGTAAAGTTCATGAAGAAACGGGCCACTTCTACCATGCAGGTATGATTGTCCATGACAACCAGCCCGCCGGAGCCAATCATGGCGCCCATTTTCTTAAGCGAGTCGAAGTCCAGCTGCACATCCAGGTGCTGGGTGATCAGACAGCCGCCGGAAGGGCCGCCGATCTGTACCGCCTTGAACTCGCCGTCTCCCTTGATACCTCCGCCAATATCATAGATAACCTCCCGAAGTGTCGTCCCCATCGGGACCTCGATAAGTCCGGTGTTCTTCACGCTTCCGGTAAGGGCAAATGCCTTGGTGCCAGGACTGTTCTCAGGCCCCAGCGTCTTGAACCAGTCCGCGCCTCTTGTGATGATCATCGGAACATTGGCAAACGTCTCCACGTTATTGAGTACCGTTGGCTTGCCAAACAATCCCTGCTCTACAGTACGGGGCGGCTTTACTCTTGGCATCCCCCGGTTTCCTTCTATGGACGCCGTAAGCGCGCTTCCCTCTCCACAGACGAACGCGCCTGCCCCACGGTTAATATGAAGCCGGAAAGAAAAGCCCGATCCGAGGATATTTTCTCCCAGAAGCCCTCTTTCTTCCGCCTGCTCGATGGCAAGCCTCAACCGGCTGATAGCCAGCGGATACTCGGCGCGGACATAGATATATCCTTCCTGCGCGCCCACCGCATAGGCCGCAATCATCATGCCTTCTATCATCTTATGAGGATCGCCTTCCATGATGCTTCGATCCATAAATGCGCCCGGATCCCCCTCATCGCCATTGCAGACCACGTACCTGGTCTTTTCCTTCTGCCTGGCTACCTGGCTCCACTTATATCCGGTCTGGAATCCGCCGCCTCCCCGGCCTCTTAGGTTGGAATCCAGCACCTCTTTCACGACCTCTTCCGGCTTCATCTCAAACAGCGCTTTGCTGATTGCTTCGTATCCGCCGTGGGCTATGTATTCTTCAATATGTTCCGCGTCTATGTGGCCACAGTTTTCCAGCACATGTCTGGTCTGCTTCTTATAAAAGGGAATCTCTTCCTGCCTCTGGTACTCAAGCCCGTCTTGCTTATACAGCAGATGCCTGATAATGTCTCCCCGTTTAATAGTCCGCTCATAGATTGCCTCGCAGTCTTCTACGGAAACCTTTGTATACAGGATCCCCATAGGCTCGATCCGCATCAGCGGACCCATTTCGCAGAAGCCATGGCAGCCGCTCTTTTTTACGTCCACCGTGCCATGGGCGATCTCCGCTCCAAATTCTATCTCCACGTCCTGGCTGTCTCCCGCCAGCTCGCACATCTTCTCATAGATCTGTCCTGATCCTCCGGCCAGACAGCCTGTACCCGCGCAAATCAAAATCCTGCATTTGCTTTTTTGGATGGTCTCTTTGGCATTCTCCCTGACCTGTCTCAGATTTTCTACGTTCTCTATCCTCTGCATGTCTACGCTCCTCTCAGTTCACGAATCAATTCGGCTGCCGCGTCCGGCGTCATGGCCGGGTATACTTTGTCATTCACCGTCAGGACCGGCGCCAGCCCGCAGGCTCCCAGACAGGAGACCGTCTCCAAAGTAAACAGCATATCGTCTGTCGTCACCTTTTCCTTGGAAAGCCCCAGCTCGCTGTAAAGACGCTCCAGGATTGGTATGGACTTCCTTACATGGCAGGCCGTCCCGTCACACACCTTGATCACATATTTCCCCTTGGGCTCAAACGAGAAGTTTTCATAGAATGTAGCCACACTGTACGCTTTTGCTTCCGTAATGCCAAGTTTTTTTGCCACATAGCCTAATAATTCCGGCGGCAGATACCGGTATTCGCTCTGGATATCCTGGATGATAGGGATTAAGGATGCCTGATCCAGGCCATGGGAAGCAATAACTTCGTCTGCCTTATCATAATAACTTTGTTCTAACATGTCCTCCTCCTTGTTAGTTAACTTTTTATCAATCTGCCCTTATTATATTGAAACTTTGTACAAAACGCAATAGATTTTTGTTATAGTTTTAACAATATTTGTTAACAATTTATGAACACGAAAAAAAATAGACCGGACTTTCCGGTCTATTTCACAAAAGTGTTGTTATTTCTCTAGTTCCACTCAATTCCTACTCCGGCTTCCACCGCCTTATCATAAATCGTCCTTGCGGCAACCAGATCCTGCGTAGCAACGCCAACCGTCTCAAACACGATGATTTCTTCCTCGTTTTCACGGCCGACCAGGTCTCCTTTGATTACGTTTCCAAGGTCTCCCGTGAAGTCCTCCTCCGTAATTGTTCCCTGCTCCAATGGGATCAGGATATCCCCTGACTCAGACAGTACCGCTTCTTTGGAGTCAAAGTAAATCTTGGATGCGCGGGTCAGGATTGCGGGATCCATCTCCTGCATATGCGGCTGGTATGCGCCGACACAGCTGATGGTAGCCCCTTCTTTTACCTTCGACGCGTCGAATACTGGTTTTGAAGACGGCGTAACCGTAATCAGCAGATCCGCGCCTTCCACGGCTTCATCGGATGTCTTTGCCGCGACAATCTTCGCTCCATAGGAGGCCAGTTCTTCCTGCATCCGATCTGCGAATTCCTTTGTCCTGTCGTAGTTCAGGTCGAATACCCTGACTTCCTTGATATCCCTGGCTGCAAGCATTGCCTCCAGCTGGGTGGCTGCCTGGCCGCCGGTTCCGATGAGCGCGCCGATTCTGGCATCTTTCCTTGCCAGCACATCGAATGCCGCTCCGGAAGCTGCTCCGGTCCGAAGCTGTGTTACATAGGTTCCGTCCAGCACTGCGATCACGATTCCGGTCTTTCCGTCAATCAGTAGTACCTGAGCCGGTGAAGACGGAATCCCGTTGTCTATATTATGTGGAAATATGTTGATGATCTTTAAGGAAGCCGTGTCCATTTCTTCTACATATGCAGGCATGAACAAGAAGCATCCCTCATGCTTTGGCGCCTGGATATTGGTGCGAAGCGGCGCATCGCATTTGCCTTCCACCACCAGCTGGAACGCCTTTTTATCTGCCTCGATGGCATCCTTCATTGTAAATACCTTCTTAATATCTTCTCTGCTAAGCAATAACATGGTTCATTTCCTCCTTCTTATTCAATACAGATAGCGTCATCTGTAAACGTTATCTTTGCGCCTGTCTTAAGTAATGCATAGTCCTCCTTGGATACGGTCCTAAGCGCAATGCTGCGGCCATACATCATCTGGCCGATCAGCGGCCCAAGGGCCAGCACCGGTTCTGCCTCGATACAGACCAAGGCAGCCGGGGCAGTCCCCACTTTCACCATCTCGATGAGCACCCCTGAGCCAGAGCAGGATCCCCTGTCATAAGGCAGGCAGAGCACTTTTCCGGTTACGTTCTCTCCACATAGGTCGTGATGAATATCCAGCACGGCTCCGCTGGCCACATCAACGCCTCCCCAGAAACTTAGCGGCTCCTGGGATACCAGCGCCTCAGCACTTGGATTTCCTTCTAATAATACTTTGAATTCTTTAATCTCCTTCATATCCTACACCTCCTCTGGAACCTTGCCGGTCACAGCTGCTTTCACACAGCCTTTCAAATCTGCCATCGTGATCTTCACGCTATTAATTGCAGGCGCATACTGCGCTGCTTTTCCAGAATTCGTTACAAAATGCTTTCCGGTCCACATTCCGTTGTATTCCATCTCCATTAGGCAGGAATCCCTTACCAGTACTGCGCCGGCAGCCTCCAGCACATCTACATATCCCGCTATTTTTGCAAGTTCGTATATCGGATGGCTGGTCTGGATCCAGAAGTCTGTGCCTTCGCAGACTTTCTTGCCCTCGATCTCCTTTGCAATCTGGCCAATCTCGTCTACGGATAGATGCGGGCAGCCGGTCAGAACCATATCTACCTGTTCTTTATCTCCGGTATTCAGTCGTCTTCTCATCTCGCGCATGCGATCCGGAGTTATCTTGATCGTCTCATAGTCCGTTGTTCCCTGAAATGCCGCCTCAAGCGTCGGCGCCTCCGGCGTAATGCCTACCACATGGAACAGCGACACTGCCCCGCCGGATGCTGCCGCTGCGGAAAAGGACTTCAGGTTATCCTGCGTGGTTCGCTGCGGAAGCCCTTTGATAACCGGCACGCGGTTGATCGCGATCTCCCCGGCCAGATATCCCAGCACGGCATAATCCACATTGTCCTGGAACCAGGCATCATCAAATCCTTCCAATTCAAAGAGCAATTCCCCTTTTCTGTTTTCATCCAGATATCTTCCATATTTTGGTACGCGTCCGGCAACTGCGCAGCAGACGTCCACCAGATCAGGAAGTCTCTCTGTCCTGGCGCCTACCACGGAGTTTACATAGTCGACTGCATTAGATTCCGACCAGGCCACGCTTTCTCCAAACATCGGCACATTAGTGCATTGGTACGGCGCGCAGGTCCAAGTCGGATTGACGCCCAGTTTCATATATGCGTTTTCCAGCCTGTCGCATTTTGCGGCAAATTCCTCTGAGGTTCCAAGGTTCCTCCAGTTTCGGCGGTCTACGGACATTGGGTTGATGGTTGTAGGCACTGCCACCCTGGCACCGTTTTCCACCAGGAACTCCACGAATTCCGTTCCGGCATCCCAGATCGTAGTATATGCCGCTGCGTCGATATGGGCGTTCTTGACTTCTATAAATTCCTCTGCTCCATAGAGTTCTCCCATCTTCACCAGGACTTCCATGGCACACTGGACGCCGCGGCCCATATCGCCTTTTAGCATGCGCTCTTCTTTTTCCGTCAGTTTCATTCTTAATCCCTCCTAGCAGGTATCATTATTACCCTTGTTTTTTCTTTAACGAAATAGTATCATATCTATAGAAATGTTAAAAGCGCATAATTATCATATGGAGGATGACAAAAAGTAATGGATACCAATATTCAAAAATACATGGCCTTTATTAAGACAATCGAATATGGAAGTTTTACCAAAGCTGCGGAAATGCTGAATTATTCCCAGTCTGGAATTAGCCGGATGATTGCTACTTTAGAAAAAGAATGGAACGTATCCTTGCTGGATAGAAGCCACTCGGGCGTACGCCTGACCTCGGATGGAATGATGCTTTATCAGACCGTACAGAGAATCTGCTCAGACTATGAGAATCTCCAGATGCAGATTGATGATTTGAACGGCCTTCATTCCGGCCTGATCCGTATCGGAACCTTTTCCAGCGTAGCTACATTCTGGCTTCCGAATATCATTGACGAATTTCAGAAAGATTATCCAAATATTGATTATGAAGTGAGTCTTGGAAGTTATGTGGAAATACAGGAATGGATATTTGAAGGGAAGATTGACTGCGGCTTTCTCCTGCTGCCTACGCATCCGGATCTGGAAGCCACATTTCTAGAAACAGACCAGCTGTTGCTGGTACTGCCGGAAGGGCATCCTCTGACCAGGTATGAGAAGGTTCCCATTGAGTTGATCAAAGAATATCCTTTCATGCTGTCTAAAGTAGGGGTCGACTCTGAAGTCGTTGAATTATTGCAAGAGTATAATCTGGAGCCGGATGTTCATCTGACTACCTGGGATGACTATGCGATCATGGCTATGGTGGAAAAAGGCCTGGGCATCGGAATTCTGTCCGGGCTAATCCTAAAGCGCTGCCCATTCCGCGTCGTATTAAAAGAATTTGAAGTACCGGCGTACCGCAGGATTGGCGTTGCTTACCGCAGCAAGAAAACCATGTCCCTTGCAACCAAGCACTTTTTACAATATCTGGAATTCAGAAAAGACAACTTGTAATCTAGCAAAAAGCCATCTTGCTGGTTTTAATAATCCAGCAAGATGGCTTCGCCATTATTCCCAGACCGTACCAATATTATTGGTTATGGCCTTATCATATATGCGTTTGGATGTCACCAGATCCTGTGCTCCAATGCCTACCGTTTTGTAAACAATAATCTCTTCGTCGTTTTCCCGGCCTGTCACATTTCCAAGAATCACATCGCCCAAATCCCCGGTAAAATCACTCTCCGTAATTATCCCATCTTTTAATGGAATCAATATATCTCCTGCCTCTGAAAGAACAGCCTCTTTGGAATCGAAATATATTTTAGCGGCTCTGCTAAGCACCTCCGGAGACATCTCCTGCATATTCGGAGCAAAGGAGCCCACGCAGCTTACCGTAGCTCCTGGCTTGACCATTTTGCCATCGAATACCGGCTTTAGCGACGGGGTGACCGTAATGAGCAGATCCGCATCTTTTACCGCCTCATCCGAAGATGCGGCCGGCACTAGTTTTACGTTATAAGATGCCAGTTTCTGGCTCATTGCCTCCACAAACGTTCTACATCGGTTCAAATCCATATCATAGATCCAGACTTCCTCTAATTGTCTTGCCACCAGCATAGCTTCCAATTGTGCAGCCGCCTGTCCTCCAGTCCCTATCATTGCACCTTTATAGCATTCCTTCTTCGCAAGCACGTCAAAAGCAGCACCTGAGGAAGCTCCTGTCCGAAGCTGCGTAACGCACAATCCATCCAGCATTGCTACAAACATCCCTGTATTTGCATCTGCCAGCAATACTTGCGTCGGCAAGGTCGGAATATTCTTGCCAATATTCATTGGAAAGTGATTGATGCATTTTACGCATTCACATTCCAATTCTGGCGCATAAGACGGCATCGTTAAAAACGTACCGCCACACTGGCTTTTAATCGCTGTTCTTAATGGAACTTCTATTTTATTTTGCGAGAACATTGTAAATGCGTCTTTTACAGCTTGGACAGTTTCTTTCATTGTAAACACTGATTCAATATCTTTCCTTGATAATAGCAGCATCATCTATCCTCCTTCTATTTCCCGATGTGGAATCCGTATTTTAAGCGATCTTCGGGGTCTATGAGGAATGTAGCAACACCTACAACATTCGCCGTACCGGTGATTACCGGAAGGACGGCCTCAAACTCGCCTACTTTTGTCTCTCCAACAAGCTCGCCTTTGAATATGCTTCCTATAAAACTTTCATTTATAAGGGATTCGCCAATCTCAAATTCTCCTCGTTTATGAAGTACAGCCATTTTTGCGCTTGTTCCTGTACCGCATGGCGATCTGTCTGCCTGATAATCGCCGAAGATGACGATATTCTTCATATCTGAATGATCTGTTTTTGTAGAATCATAGAATTCGCAAACAATGCTCCCTTCAATATCAGCAGTCGGATGCTTGATCTCAACTTCTCTATTTACTGCTTCCAGCATCTTGACTCCCAAATCAGCATATGTGCTATAATTCGATACATTAATCTCCAGCCCTACCTGCCTGGCATCTACCATCGTAAAGAAATCTCCTCCAAACGCAAGGTCGTACTGATATTCTTTTCCGTCAACCACTGTAGTCAGATTTTCCTTAAATACAAACGCAGGAACATTGTTTAACCGTACCTCCGCTGCACGGCCATTCACAATTTTAACCTTTGCAGTGACAATCCCTGCCCCTGTGTCAAAACGTATGTCCGTATATGGTTCTACTTTTTTCACCAATCCTGTCTCAACCAGATCTGTAGCAGCCGCAATTGTCCCATGACCGCACATATCGATGTATCCGTCTGGCGTCAGAAAGAAAATGCCATAGTCGGCTTCTTCATGCACAGGCTCTGTTAATATTGCGCCAAACATATCCCTATGACCTCGTGGTTCATCCATCAGCGCTGTTCTGATAAAATCATAATGATCCTGAAAATACTTTCTTTTCTCTATCATATCTTTGCCTGACAGATGAGGAATTCCATTGACCGCCAGCCGCAGCGCTTCCCCTTGCGTATGTGAATCAATGCATGTGATCTGATATTCAAAGTGTTCCTTTGCAATAACAGGCTCTAATTGAATTGCCATTTCTAACCCTCCTTAAAACTATGTTCTTTTACATCTTGTGCCACTGGCGCCACGTTCCCATGTCTGCATGGCGCCGCCTTCTTCCGGCGGACGGCACGTATGCGCGTAAATGTTAAGCATTCCCTTTTCTTCTTTCATAGGAGGGCGTTTCCAAACTGAAAGTCTTTGGTTAATCTCTTCTTCAGACAGTTTTAATTCAACCACCCCTTTTTCGATATCTACAAATATCTCGTCCCCGTCTTTTACAATTGCAATCGGTCCTCCCAAATATGCCTCCGGTGAGACGTGGCCAATAATCCCGCCATAATTGAAGCCAGAAAATCGTGCATCTGTAACCAGGCCGATACTCTTATGCAGACCTTTTCCCACCAGAATATCTGTAGTCAGCATGACTTCTTTCATCCCAGGAGCACCCACGCAGCCTTCATAACGAATCACAATGACATCTCCAGGTACCACCTCGTTACGTTCCACTGCCGCACAGGCATCCTGATCGCATTCATATACTTTCGCTTTTCCGGAAAAGACCATCATTTCTTCTGGAACGCCGGTAGGCCGCACAATTGCTCCGTTCGGCGAGAGATTACCATATAATACCTGAAGTCCAGGAATCGTTGAACATGGGTTGTCTAATGAGTGGATTATATCGTTAGGCTCTTCTTCCAGCCTGTCCAGGAATTCTCCCCAGGTGATTCCCGTAAGCATCTTTCCGGAAGTATATAGCCTGCTTTGCAGCATCTTCATTATTGCAGGAACGCCGCCGGCATAATGGCATTCATATACCGTATACGGGCCGCTTGGAATTACATTAAGCAAAAGCGGTATTTCCTTCGCATATTTTGCGAAATCGTCCAATGTTATAGTAACGCCTAGTTCATATGCATAGGTAAGAATATGTAAAATGGCATTTGTAGAGCCTGCAACAGCCGTGTCAAATATGATCGCGTTTAAAAGAGTTTCTTTCGTTATTAATTGCGAAGGCCTGATATCCTTTTTAACCAGTTCTACGATGTATGCGCCCGCTTCGGTAGATTTTCTTAATTTCATATTGTCGTCTGCGGGAATAATGGAAGTTCCCGGCATTACCAGATTCAGTACTTCGCCCAGCATCTGCATCGTACAGGCAGTCCCCATAGTAGGGCATGCGCCAAATGTCGGGCATACGTAGCCTTCCAGCGCAGACAGTTCGTCTTCCGGCGCCCCTGCCCTGACTGCACAGTCTAATGCAGACGCAGTCAGACGGCTTTGGTCTTTATAGCTTCCAGCACGCATTGAGCCGCCGGTGACCACAATCGTTGGGATATCCAGCCGCATCGCGGCAAGATAGGCGCCAGAAATAATCAAATCACATGTTGCAAGAATGATAAGTCCATCAAACTGATGCACATTTGTAACAAATTCAATTGACATGCATACAACATCTCTACCTGCCTGCTCATATTTTAATGTCTCATTTCCATTTGAATATTCGCCGCAGGTAGACGGAATTCCAAATTCAACCGGAATTCCGCCAGCTGCCCAAATTCCTTGTTTCACCTGTTCCGCCAGCTGTCTTAAATGTGCATGTCCCGGAGCAGCCGAGTTGTAAGCATTTGCCACTCCGATATGGGGTTTCTTCTTAATATCCTTATCGCAGTAGCCGCAAGTTTTCAGCATCATCCGCATATGGGTGGCGTTTACGCCATTCCAATAGGGTCTATTCTCATCATACATAAAATTCTTAATCTCCAATCTTTGTTCTACCAATATTAACCTACGTTGGCTTTTGCCACATTCTCCCTGGCAAAAGCCTGTTTGAGCATGGTTATGCCAGTATAAAAAGCAACCAGGATAACCAGCCATTGCAGCACGGATAACGGCAGCGAGGTTACCAGATATACCGCAATCAAAACTCCGACAACGCCTGCGGCAGTAAATGCAAACGCCGCATGATGGTGATACCTGTTAGACGCAAAGTATGGAAATGAGCCATTGCATACTCCCAGTGCTCCTAGTCCCATCATGATCGGGAACGCAACAGCTGGATTCATTCCAAGCATATATACCATGACCATTGTAGGCGCATAGTTTCCAATCCCAACCGTCAACAGCGCGGCTAATATGAATGAGCCAATGCATGCGATCACAAGTTTTATTCCATGAAGCCCGATTGCGTTGCCTCCAAGAGGCATCAAGCCGAATTTGCTCATCATCATCAACGCTCCAGCGCTCAAAAGTCCTACTCCCATTGTAATCCGCAGAGCCTTAACAGGCAATTTTGTGGCGACCTTTCCACCAATCAGCGCGCCTATAATTCCACAGCCATACATGCCGACCAGAGTCAGTATCTCGACTTCAACTTTTGTAAGAAACAAGAGCGCCTCTAGTATAACGGGAATTGCACAGCCGATAACCAGCGTTCCCGGAATCAGATCATCATCTACGGTTTTCGTCAATTTGTAGGTAGCAAGCGTCGGCGCCAGACTGCCAATTCCCAAGACGTCAAAAAAGTTTGCTATAAATCCCACCAGATAATATACTGCATATTGAAACGGCGTAACGCCTTTTTCCCGGTGCTTAATCATGCCATGAACAAGTCCGACCGCCTCGGTGCCGCCATATACTAAAAAAATACCTTTGATAACTGTTACTATCATAGTTTTCTCCTCTCATCCGCTCTATATTTTTGCGTGATAGACTTGTGGCAAAGGCTTGATGATTCCCGGCATGTCAGCTTCTACAATATGCTTTAACGCCTCTTTTACAATCTCTGTCTGCATTTTTGCATTATGCGGCTCTCCTGCATTTGCTCCCATAGGAACCTTCGGGGCTACTGCCCTAGGCGTCCCCTGCTGCCTGCATACCGGAGG
This genomic interval carries:
- the ilvD gene encoding dihydroxy-acid dehydratase, whose protein sequence is MYDENRPYWNGVNATHMRMMLKTCGYCDKDIKKKPHIGVANAYNSAAPGHAHLRQLAEQVKQGIWAAGGIPVEFGIPSTCGEYSNGNETLKYEQAGRDVVCMSIEFVTNVHQFDGLIILATCDLIISGAYLAAMRLDIPTIVVTGGSMRAGSYKDQSRLTASALDCAVRAGAPEDELSALEGYVCPTFGACPTMGTACTMQMLGEVLNLVMPGTSIIPADDNMKLRKSTEAGAYIVELVKKDIRPSQLITKETLLNAIIFDTAVAGSTNAILHILTYAYELGVTITLDDFAKYAKEIPLLLNVIPSGPYTVYECHYAGGVPAIMKMLQSRLYTSGKMLTGITWGEFLDRLEEEPNDIIHSLDNPCSTIPGLQVLYGNLSPNGAIVRPTGVPEEMMVFSGKAKVYECDQDACAAVERNEVVPGDVIVIRYEGCVGAPGMKEVMLTTDILVGKGLHKSIGLVTDARFSGFNYGGIIGHVSPEAYLGGPIAIVKDGDEIFVDIEKGVVELKLSEEEINQRLSVWKRPPMKEEKGMLNIYAHTCRPPEEGGAMQTWERGASGTRCKRT
- a CDS encoding sulfite exporter TauE/SafE family protein; the encoded protein is MIVTVIKGIFLVYGGTEAVGLVHGMIKHREKGVTPFQYAVYYLVGFIANFFDVLGIGSLAPTLATYKLTKTVDDDLIPGTLVIGCAIPVILEALLFLTKVEVEILTLVGMYGCGIIGALIGGKVATKLPVKALRITMGVGLLSAGALMMMSKFGLMPLGGNAIGLHGIKLVIACIGSFILAALLTVGIGNYAPTMVMVYMLGMNPAVAFPIMMGLGALGVCNGSFPYFASNRYHHHAAFAFTAAGVVGVLIAVYLVTSLPLSVLQWLVILVAFYTGITMLKQAFARENVAKANVG